The DNA segment GCCGGCCGGCGTTGGCGTGGCGGAGGATGTTCAGGCCCTCGGCATAGGCGGCCATGAGTCCGTACTCGATCCCGTTGTGGACCATCTTCACGAAGTGGCCGGCTCCCGAGGGCCCGCAGTGCAGGTAGCCCTCCTCGGCGGTGCCCCCCACCTTCTCCCTTCCCGCCGTGCGATCGATTCCACCGCGGCCGGGGGCCAGGGTCTTGAAGATCGGATCCAGGCGCCGCACCACGTCCGTCTCGCCGCCGATCATCTGGCAATAGCCGCGCTCCAGCCCCCAGACGCCGCCGCTCGTCCCCACGTCCAGGTAGTGCAGGCCCCGGGCGGTCAGCTCCCGGGCCCTGCGGATGTCGTCGATGTAGTAGGAGTTGCCGCCGTCGATGATGATGTCGCCCTTCTGGAGCCGGCCCGCGAGGTCGGTGAGCGTCGCCTCCACGGCTGCGGCCGGCACCATCAGCCAGGCCGCGCGGGGCGGTTTCAGCTTGGCCACGAAATCGTCTAGGGAGTTCGCGCCCGTGGCCCCTTCCCCGGCCAGCCGCTTCACGTTGGCGGGGTCGCGGTCGAACACCACGCATTCGTGCCCGCCCTTCAGCAACCGGCGCACCATGTTGGCGCCCATGCGTCCCAGCCCGACCATCCCCAGCTGCATATGCTCCCTCTGCTCGGAGAAGCCCGGGCGCGGCTAGGCCAGGGCCCGATTGATGGCGGCGGCGAGAGTGGCCAGGCCCGCCGCCACGTCCTTGCCCAGGTGGACCCGCAGGGCTCGGCGCTCCCGCTCGGCCAGGACCTGGAAGTCCCCCCGTGCCTGCGCGGCCTTCACCACCCCGAAGGTGTATTTCTGGCCGGGCACCGGGAGGTCGAAGCCGTCCTCCGCGGTGAGCTGGAGGAAGACCCCGGAGTTGGGGCCCCCCTTGTAGGCCTGCCCGGTGGAGTGGAGGAAGCGGGGCCCGAAGCCGAGGCAAGTGGCCACCCGCTTGCGGTCGCGCACGGACATCCGAATGGCGGAGAGCGCGCGCTCGTGGGCGTCGTTCATCTCCAGGTAGGCGAGCAGCGCGAAGTAATCGCCGAGCCGGAGACGGTCCAAGTGGGCCTTCAGGTAGCCGGCGAGGGAGGGGCGGGCTCCGGCCGCGGGCTCGAGGGCGGCCGCGTTCCGGCCGTCCGTGAAGAGCCGGATGCCCCCTTCCTCGAAGAAGGGGCTCTCCTTGGGGAGGGCGCCCTTCTGCTCGTACTCCGTGGTCAGCTTCCGCGTGGCTACTTTGCTGGCCTCCACGTCCGGCTGATTGAAGGGGTTGAGGCCGAGGATGGAGCCGGCCACCGCGGTCGCGATCTCCCAGCGGAAGAACTCCTCCCCCAGGTCCCAGACCTCATCGACCGAGATGCGCACCACCGGGTGCCCGGCCCCCTCCAAGGCGGCCACCGCCGCGTCCTGCGCCGGGTCCGGCCCCGCCTCCAGCCGCAGGTAGGCGAAGAGGCGGTCCCCGCCGTAGACCCCGGGGGGGCCCGGTTCCTCGCTGTCCACCGGGATCAAGCCCTTGCCATCCTTGCCCGTGGACTCCGCCAGCAGCTGCTCCAGCCAGGCCCCGAGGTCGTGGATGCCGGGGGAAGCGATGATGGTGACCTTGTCGCGCCCGAACCGAGCCGCGGCCAGGCCCAGGATGGTGCCCAGCACCACCCCCGGGTTCTCCTCCACGGGAACGCTGGCCGCGCACGCGTGCACCATCTCCTCCGTTCGGTCCAGGAACTTGTGGACGTCCACACCCATCACCGCCGCCGGCACCAGCCCGAAATCGGAGAGCGCGGAGTAGCGCCCGCCGATGCTGGCCAGGCCATAGAAGATGTGGCGGAAGCGGTCGCGCTCGGCCACGTGCTGCATCTGGGAGCCGGGGTCGGTGATGGCCATGAAGCGGTTGCCCACCTCACCCTCGCCCACCGCCTGCTTGACGCGCTCGAAGAAGTACTGCTTGAAGATGTTCGGCTCCAGGGTGCCCCCGGACTTGCTGGACACGATGAAGAGGGTGTGGGAGAGATCGATCTTGGCCTCGAAGGCCTTTATCTGGGCGGGGTCGGTGGAGTCGAGGACGTGGAGCTCGGGGTAGCCGGGGATCCGGCCGAAGGTCATCTTCATGACTTCCGGACAGAGGGTCGAGCCGCCCATGCCGAGGAGCAGGACGTGGGTGAAGCCGGCGAGGCGCACCTCTTCCCCGATCGCCGCTAGATGCGGGAACCGGGCGTGCTGGTCCTCGGTGATGCCCAGCCAGCCGAGCCAGTTGCCCTCGTCCGTGCCCATCCAGAGCGACGCATCGCGGGCCCAGAGCCTCCGCGCCTTGCCCTCCCGTCCCCACTCCTCGAGGGAGGCCCGTACCGCCGCGGCCAAGGCATCGGGCAGACGCGCGGTCTGGCGGTTGATCTTGGCCTTCCCCGGCTCCTGGCTGTACTTGCCCACCGCCAGGATCAGCTTGTCGAAGGCATCCGCGAAGATCGTGACCCCGTCCGCGAGCAGCTTGTCCGTCACCTGCTCCATCGAGATGCCCGCCGCGGGCAGGCTCTCCATGGTCGCGTGAGCGGCGTCCAGGTCCTCGGTCAGGCTCGCCCGCAACCGCCCATGGTCGCGGAACGCGTCGAAGGTGGCGGGGGGGATGGTGTCCACGGTGTCGGGCCCGATGAGCTCCTCTACGTACATCACGTCGCGGTAGCGGGGGTTCTTGGTGCTGGTGCTGGCCCAGAGGACGCGCTGGGTCTGGGCCCCGCGGGCGGAGAGGGCCTGCCAGCGGGGACCGCTGAAGATCTCGAGGTACTTTTGGTAGGTCACCTTGGCGTTCGCGATCGCGACCTTGCCGACCAGGCCCGCGAGGAGCGCCTGCTGCGCGGGCGGGGGGGAGCCCTTGAGCCGCTCGCCGATGAGGGCGTCCACCGCGGAGTCGATGCGGCTGATGAAGAAGCTGGCCACGCTCGCAACCCGGCTCACATCGCCGCCCCGCGCGGCCAAGGCCTCGAGGCCGGCCAGGTAGGCGGCCGCTACCCGCGCGTAAGCGACCTGGGAGAAGAGAAGGGTGACGTTGATGTTGATCCCCTCCCCGATCAGCTCCTGGAGGGCGGGTATTCCTTCGGGGGTGGCGGGGACCTTGACCATGAGGTTCTCGCGCCCCACCTCCTTCCACAACCGGCGCGCCTCCGCCAGCGTGCCCGCCGTGTTGTGGGCCAGGAGGGGGGAGACCTCCAGGCTGACGTAGCCGTCCCGTCGCCGCGACTGCTCGTAGACGGGGCGCAGGAGGTCGGCCGCGTCCTGAATGTCGCGCACCGCGATCTTCTCGTAGAGGGCCGGGGGATCGAGGTGCCGGGAATCGGGGGCCTCCAGAAGGTCCTTGTAGTCGTTGCTGCCCGCGATGGCCTTCTCGAAGATGGCGGGGTTGGAGGTCATCCCGCGCAGGCCATCCTCGTCGAGCAGACGCTTCAGCTCGCCCCCCGTGATGAGGCTGCGCCGGATGTAGTCGAGCCAGACCGACTGTCCGTAGTCCAGCAGGGCCCGCAAGGGATTCTTCACCGCTTCGGACACGGCATCCTCCTTCAGGCTCTCGGGGGGCCGGAAAAGCGCGTCTCCATGGCCTCCACTTTGGCCAGCCGGCGCCGATGGCGCTCCTCGTTCGTGAAGCGGGCGGCCAGGAAGGCCCGGACCAGTTCGCGGGCCAACTCCGGACCGATGACGCGCGAGCCCAGGACGAGCACGTTCATGTCGTCGTGCTCCACCCCCTGGTGCGCGGAGTAGGTGTCGTGACAGAGGCCGGCCCGGATGCCCCGGACCTTGTTCGCCGCCACCGAAGCCCCCACCCCGCTCCCGCAGATCACGATCCCGCGCTCCGCTCGGCCCTCGATGACGGCACGCCCCACCGCCTCCGCAAAGTCCGGGTAGTCCACCGGCTGCAGGTCGTGGGTCCCCAGGTCGAGGGCCTCATGGCCCAGCTCCGCGAGCAGCGAGAGGACCTTCTCCTTCAACTCGAAGCCGGCGTGATCGGCGCCCAGAGCGAGCCGCATGCTCAGCCGCCCGCAGCGAGAAGCTGCGCCTTGGCCGCCTGGTAAACCAGTTCCGGAGTGAAGCCAAAGGCTTTCTGGAGCTCCTTGAGGGGGGCGGAGGCCCCGAAGGTGCGCATCCCGACCATCTGCCCGCGCAGTCCGACGTAGCGCGCCCAGCCCAAGGTGGAGGCGAGCTCCACGGAGACGCGGGCCGTGACCGCGGGCGGGATGACCTCCTCCCGATAGTTCAGGGGCTGTTGCTCGAAGAGCTCCCAGGACGGCATGCTCACCACGCGGGCCTTCACGCCCTCCGTCTTGAGCCTCTCGTAGACCTCGACCGCCAGGCCGACCTCGGTGCCGGTGGCGAGCAGGAGCAAGTCGGGCTTGCCCCCCGGGGCGTCGGCCAGGACGTAGGCGCCCCTCTCCAGGCCGGCGGCGGAGGCGTAGCGGGTCCGGTCCAAGGTGGGCATGGCCTGCCGGCTCAAGACCAGGGCCGCGGGCTGGTGATGGAACTTCATGATGACCTTCCAGGCCTCGACCACCTCGTTGGCGTCGCCCGGTCGGAGCACGACTAGGTGGGGCACGGCCCGCAGGGAGATCAGCTGTTCGATCGGCTGGTGGGTCGGCCCGTCTTCCCCGACCCCGATGGAGTCGTGCGTGAAGATGTGGATGACCGGGATCTCCATGATGGCGGAGAGGCGGATGGCCCCCCGCTCGTAGTCGCTGAAGATCAGAAAGCCGGAGCCGTAGGGCCGCACCTTGCTCAAGGAGAGGCCGCTCAAGACCGCCCCCATCGCGTGCTCGCGCACCCCGAAGTGGAAGTTGCGGCCCCCGTAGCTACCGGCCTCGAAGTCCCCCGCCCCCTCGAAGGTCAGGCGGGTCTTGGTGGAGGGGGCGAGGTCGGCGGAGCCGCCGATCAGCCATGGGATGTTGCGGGCGAGGGCGTTCAGGACTTTGGCGGAGGCGTCGCGCCCGGCCACTCCCTTGGCGTCGGGGGCGAACGCGGGAAGGTCCCGGTCCCAGCCGAGAGGCAGCTCGCGGCGCTGCATCCGCTCGATCTCGTCGGCGAGGGCGGGCGCCTGAGCGCGGTATTCCTTGAAGCGGGCCTCCCAGGCCTCGCGCAGGCCCCGGCCCCGGGCGCCGATGCCGCTCTGGAAGTGCTCGCGCACCCCTTCCGGCACCAGGAACTTCGCGTCCTCCGGCCAGCCGTAGTTCCTCTTGGTGAGCCGGATCTCCTCCTCCCCCAGGGGCTCCCCGTGGGCGGCGGAGGTGTCCTGCTTGTTGGGGGCCCCGTAGGCGATGTGGCTGTCGACGATGATGAGGGTGGGCCGGTCGGCGGTCGCGCCCGCGGTCCGGAACGCGCGCTCCAGCATCTCCAGGTCGTTGGCGTCGCCCACCCGGGTCACGTTCCAGCCGTAGGCCATGAAGCGCGTGGCCACGTCCTCGCTGAAGGCCCAGTCGGTGTGCCCCTCGATCGTGATCTTGTTGTTGTCGTAGATCCAGCAGAGGTTGCCGAGCTTGAGGTGCCCGGCCAGGGAGGCGGCCTCGCTGGAGATGCCCTCCATCATGCAGCCGTCGCCGGCCAGGGCGTAGACCCGGAAGCCAAAAAGCTCGAAGGAAGGGCGGTTGTAGCGCGCGGCCAGCCACTTGCTCGCGATGGCCATGCCCACGCTTGTGGCCACGCCCTGCCCGAGGGGTCCGGTCGTGGTCTCCACGCCCGAGGTCCAGCGGTACTCGGGATGGCCGGGGCAGCGGCTCCCGAGCTGGCGGAAGGTCTTGATGTCGTCGAGGGAGACCGAGGGCTTGCCCACGATCTCGTATACGGGGTTGACAGCCTTCACCCCCGTCAGGTGGAGCAGGGCATAGAGCAGCATGGAGGCGTGGCCTTCGGAGAGCACGAAGCGGTCTCGGTCGGGCCAGATGGGATCCTCGGGGTCGAAGCGGAGGAAGCGCTGCCACAGGCAGTAGGCCACGGGGGCCATGCCCATGGGTGTGCCCGGATGGCCGGAGTTGGCCTGCTGGATGGCGTCGATGGCGAGGGTGCGGATGGTGTTGACGCAGAGGGAGTCGATGTTCGTGGCGGTCATATCCCTCTCCGGGCTCGTCCCTACGGCGGCCAGCCCACCCCGGCCCCCGGTGACGAGAGGATTCTATGCCAAGGCCGGCGGTTTCGGGGGAGGGCTAGAGAGGCGCCGCCCGCAGGGCATCGATGGCCCGGCGCGCGCGGGCCCGACGCTCCTCCCAGCCGCCCCGGATGTCCAGGTAGCGCGCGCCCCCGGCCTCGAGCGCCTTCCGGAAAAGGGCGTGCATCTCCTCGCGCCGGTCCGGGATATCGCGAAAGAGTCCGTCGGCGACCCAGGGAACATCGGGGTGCTGGAGAAGGTAGAGGTGGGCGCGGCGCTCGCGGGCCGCCGCCTCCACCCAGGGGGGGCA comes from the Vicinamibacteria bacterium genome and includes:
- the gnd gene encoding decarboxylating 6-phosphogluconate dehydrogenase codes for the protein MQLGMVGLGRMGANMVRRLLKGGHECVVFDRDPANVKRLAGEGATGANSLDDFVAKLKPPRAAWLMVPAAAVEATLTDLAGRLQKGDIIIDGGNSYYIDDIRRARELTARGLHYLDVGTSGGVWGLERGYCQMIGGETDVVRRLDPIFKTLAPGRGGIDRTAGREKVGGTAEEGYLHCGPSGAGHFVKMVHNGIEYGLMAAYAEGLNILRHANAGRQGRAVDAETTPLRDPEHYQYELNLSDITEVWRRGSVVASWLLDLTALALLKQPDLNSFSGQVSDSGEGRWTILAAIEESAPAPVLSAALYQRFSSRGEGDFANKLLSAMRFEFGGHAEKPREG
- a CDS encoding bifunctional transaldolase/phosoglucose isomerase → MSEAVKNPLRALLDYGQSVWLDYIRRSLITGGELKRLLDEDGLRGMTSNPAIFEKAIAGSNDYKDLLEAPDSRHLDPPALYEKIAVRDIQDAADLLRPVYEQSRRRDGYVSLEVSPLLAHNTAGTLAEARRLWKEVGRENLMVKVPATPEGIPALQELIGEGININVTLLFSQVAYARVAAAYLAGLEALAARGGDVSRVASVASFFISRIDSAVDALIGERLKGSPPPAQQALLAGLVGKVAIANAKVTYQKYLEIFSGPRWQALSARGAQTQRVLWASTSTKNPRYRDVMYVEELIGPDTVDTIPPATFDAFRDHGRLRASLTEDLDAAHATMESLPAAGISMEQVTDKLLADGVTIFADAFDKLILAVGKYSQEPGKAKINRQTARLPDALAAAVRASLEEWGREGKARRLWARDASLWMGTDEGNWLGWLGITEDQHARFPHLAAIGEEVRLAGFTHVLLLGMGGSTLCPEVMKMTFGRIPGYPELHVLDSTDPAQIKAFEAKIDLSHTLFIVSSKSGGTLEPNIFKQYFFERVKQAVGEGEVGNRFMAITDPGSQMQHVAERDRFRHIFYGLASIGGRYSALSDFGLVPAAVMGVDVHKFLDRTEEMVHACAASVPVEENPGVVLGTILGLAAARFGRDKVTIIASPGIHDLGAWLEQLLAESTGKDGKGLIPVDSEEPGPPGVYGGDRLFAYLRLEAGPDPAQDAAVAALEGAGHPVVRISVDEVWDLGEEFFRWEIATAVAGSILGLNPFNQPDVEASKVATRKLTTEYEQKGALPKESPFFEEGGIRLFTDGRNAAALEPAAGARPSLAGYLKAHLDRLRLGDYFALLAYLEMNDAHERALSAIRMSVRDRKRVATCLGFGPRFLHSTGQAYKGGPNSGVFLQLTAEDGFDLPVPGQKYTFGVVKAAQARGDFQVLAERERRALRVHLGKDVAAGLATLAAAINRALA
- the rpiB gene encoding ribose 5-phosphate isomerase B, which produces MRLALGADHAGFELKEKVLSLLAELGHEALDLGTHDLQPVDYPDFAEAVGRAVIEGRAERGIVICGSGVGASVAANKVRGIRAGLCHDTYSAHQGVEHDDMNVLVLGSRVIGPELARELVRAFLAARFTNEERHRRRLAKVEAMETRFSGPPRA
- the tkt gene encoding transketolase, with amino-acid sequence MTATNIDSLCVNTIRTLAIDAIQQANSGHPGTPMGMAPVAYCLWQRFLRFDPEDPIWPDRDRFVLSEGHASMLLYALLHLTGVKAVNPVYEIVGKPSVSLDDIKTFRQLGSRCPGHPEYRWTSGVETTTGPLGQGVATSVGMAIASKWLAARYNRPSFELFGFRVYALAGDGCMMEGISSEAASLAGHLKLGNLCWIYDNNKITIEGHTDWAFSEDVATRFMAYGWNVTRVGDANDLEMLERAFRTAGATADRPTLIIVDSHIAYGAPNKQDTSAAHGEPLGEEEIRLTKRNYGWPEDAKFLVPEGVREHFQSGIGARGRGLREAWEARFKEYRAQAPALADEIERMQRRELPLGWDRDLPAFAPDAKGVAGRDASAKVLNALARNIPWLIGGSADLAPSTKTRLTFEGAGDFEAGSYGGRNFHFGVREHAMGAVLSGLSLSKVRPYGSGFLIFSDYERGAIRLSAIMEIPVIHIFTHDSIGVGEDGPTHQPIEQLISLRAVPHLVVLRPGDANEVVEAWKVIMKFHHQPAALVLSRQAMPTLDRTRYASAAGLERGAYVLADAPGGKPDLLLLATGTEVGLAVEVYERLKTEGVKARVVSMPSWELFEQQPLNYREEVIPPAVTARVSVELASTLGWARYVGLRGQMVGMRTFGASAPLKELQKAFGFTPELVYQAAKAQLLAAGG